One genomic window of Glycine soja cultivar W05 chromosome 9, ASM419377v2, whole genome shotgun sequence includes the following:
- the LOC114368948 gene encoding probable sphingolipid transporter spinster homolog 2 isoform X1 codes for MASESGQSPNPSWFTPKRLLMIFCLINMLNYVDRGAIASNGVNGSLATCTDSGICTGGSGIQGDFNLNNFQDGVLSSAFMVGLLIASPIFASLAKSHNPFRLIGVGLSVWTLAIAGCGSSFDFWSIAICRMLVGVGEASFISLAAPFIDDNAPDAQKTAWLATFYMCIPAGTALGYVYGGIVGSQFNWRVAFWVEAILMLPFPILGFVIKPLQLKGFAPLESKQTLTYTETNVSETGEVSLIDDDTLAEDQALLKGSKSTSKLWNQFTIFSKDMQELLHDQVYVINVLGYIAYNFVIGAYSYWGPKAGYSIYHMNNADLLFGGITIVCGIVGTLAGGLFLDRISSTISNAFKLLSGATFLGAIFCLIAFLFKSLSGFIVFFSMGELLIFVTQAPVNYVSLRCVKPSLRPLSMAISTVSIHVFGDVPSSPLVGVLQDHINDWRKTALCLTSIFFLAAVIWFIGIFLKSDVYDKDDEEQSATTRGGKLTPLLDGSSDTTSSQV; via the exons ATGGCATCGGAGTCAGGTCAAAGTCCCAATCCTTCTTGGTTTACGCCCAAAAG GCTTCTTATGATATTTTGTCTCATTAACATGCTAAACTATGTGGATCGAGGAGCTATAGCCAGTAACGGTGTCAATGGAAGTCTTGCAACTTGCACTGACTCTGGAATTTGTACAGGTGGCAGTGGAATTCA GGGGGATTTTAACTTGAACAATTTTCAAGATGGAGTTCTGTCATCTGCATTTATGGTTGGACTTCTAATTGCTTCCCCAATATTTGCTTCTCTGGCCAAAAG TCACAATCCATTCCGGCTTATTGGTGTTGGATTGTCTGTTTGGACTTTAGCGATAGCTGGATGTGGTAGTTCGTTCGATTTTTGGTCTATTGCAATATGCCGAAT GCTAGTTGGTGTAGGTGAGGCTTCCTTCATAAGTCTTGCCGCACCATTTATAGATGACAATGCCCCTGATGCACAG AAAACAGCATGGCTTGCTACATTTTACATGTGTATACCAGCTGGGACTGCTCTGGGCTATGTTTATGGTGGAATT GTTGGAAGCCAATTTAACTGGCGTGTTGCATTTTGGGTTGAGGCAATTTTGATGCTTCCTTTTCCCATTTTGGGTTTTGTAATAAAGCCTTTGCAATTGAAAG GTTTTGCACCCTTGGAATCCAAACAAACACTAACATATACTGAAACAAATGTTTCAGAAACTGGAG AGGTTTCCCTTATAGATGATGACACGCTTGCTGAAGATCAAGCCTTGCTCAAAGGATCCAA GTCAACATCCAAATTGTGGAATCAGTTCACCATCTTCTCCAAAGATATGCAGGAGCTCTTGCATGACCAAGTGTATGTTATAAATGTTCTAG GGTACATAGCATACAATTTTGTCATTGGAGCTTACTCATACTGGGGCCCAAAGGCAGGATACAGCATTTACCATATG aataaTGCTGACTTGTTATTTGGAGGCATTACAATTGTTTGTGGTATTGTTGGGACATTAGCTGGAGGCTTGTTTCTTGACAGGATATCTTCAACCATCTCTAATGCTTTCAAG CTTCTTTCTGGAGCAACATTTCTTGGTGCAATCTTCTGCTTGATCGCTTTCCTTTTCAAGAGCTTGTCTGGTTTCATAGTCTTCTTCTCTATGGGTGAACTACTGATTTTTGTCACTCAG GCTCCTGTAAATTATGTTTCTCTCCGTTGTGTAAAACCTAGTTTGAGGCCACTGTCTATGGCTATATCTACTGTTTCAATCCATGTCTTTGGTGATGTGCCTTCCTCACCACTTGTTGGGGTCCTGCAG GATCATATCAATGACTGGAGGAAAACAGCACTTTGTTTAACAtccattttctttcttgctgCTGTAATATGGTTCATAG GAATCTTTTTGAAAAGTGATGTatatgacaaagatgatgaggAGCAATCTGCCACAACTAGAGGAGGAAAACTGACGCCATTGCTTGACGGCAGCAGTGACACTACATCCAGTCAAGTttaa
- the LOC114368948 gene encoding probable sphingolipid transporter spinster homolog 2 isoform X2: MASESGQSPNPSWFTPKRLLMIFCLINMLNYVDRGAIASNGVNGSLATCTDSGICTGGSGIQGDFNLNNFQDGVLSSAFMVGLLIASPIFASLAKSHNPFRLIGVGLSVWTLAIAGCGSSFDFWSIAICRMLVGVGEASFISLAAPFIDDNAPDAQKTAWLATFYMCIPAGTALGYVYGGIVGSQFNWRVAFWVEAILMLPFPILGFVIKPLQLKGFAPLESKQTLTYTETNVSETGDDDTLAEDQALLKGSKSTSKLWNQFTIFSKDMQELLHDQVYVINVLGYIAYNFVIGAYSYWGPKAGYSIYHMNNADLLFGGITIVCGIVGTLAGGLFLDRISSTISNAFKLLSGATFLGAIFCLIAFLFKSLSGFIVFFSMGELLIFVTQAPVNYVSLRCVKPSLRPLSMAISTVSIHVFGDVPSSPLVGVLQDHINDWRKTALCLTSIFFLAAVIWFIGIFLKSDVYDKDDEEQSATTRGGKLTPLLDGSSDTTSSQV, encoded by the exons ATGGCATCGGAGTCAGGTCAAAGTCCCAATCCTTCTTGGTTTACGCCCAAAAG GCTTCTTATGATATTTTGTCTCATTAACATGCTAAACTATGTGGATCGAGGAGCTATAGCCAGTAACGGTGTCAATGGAAGTCTTGCAACTTGCACTGACTCTGGAATTTGTACAGGTGGCAGTGGAATTCA GGGGGATTTTAACTTGAACAATTTTCAAGATGGAGTTCTGTCATCTGCATTTATGGTTGGACTTCTAATTGCTTCCCCAATATTTGCTTCTCTGGCCAAAAG TCACAATCCATTCCGGCTTATTGGTGTTGGATTGTCTGTTTGGACTTTAGCGATAGCTGGATGTGGTAGTTCGTTCGATTTTTGGTCTATTGCAATATGCCGAAT GCTAGTTGGTGTAGGTGAGGCTTCCTTCATAAGTCTTGCCGCACCATTTATAGATGACAATGCCCCTGATGCACAG AAAACAGCATGGCTTGCTACATTTTACATGTGTATACCAGCTGGGACTGCTCTGGGCTATGTTTATGGTGGAATT GTTGGAAGCCAATTTAACTGGCGTGTTGCATTTTGGGTTGAGGCAATTTTGATGCTTCCTTTTCCCATTTTGGGTTTTGTAATAAAGCCTTTGCAATTGAAAG GTTTTGCACCCTTGGAATCCAAACAAACACTAACATATACTGAAACAAATGTTTCAGAAACTGGAG ATGATGACACGCTTGCTGAAGATCAAGCCTTGCTCAAAGGATCCAA GTCAACATCCAAATTGTGGAATCAGTTCACCATCTTCTCCAAAGATATGCAGGAGCTCTTGCATGACCAAGTGTATGTTATAAATGTTCTAG GGTACATAGCATACAATTTTGTCATTGGAGCTTACTCATACTGGGGCCCAAAGGCAGGATACAGCATTTACCATATG aataaTGCTGACTTGTTATTTGGAGGCATTACAATTGTTTGTGGTATTGTTGGGACATTAGCTGGAGGCTTGTTTCTTGACAGGATATCTTCAACCATCTCTAATGCTTTCAAG CTTCTTTCTGGAGCAACATTTCTTGGTGCAATCTTCTGCTTGATCGCTTTCCTTTTCAAGAGCTTGTCTGGTTTCATAGTCTTCTTCTCTATGGGTGAACTACTGATTTTTGTCACTCAG GCTCCTGTAAATTATGTTTCTCTCCGTTGTGTAAAACCTAGTTTGAGGCCACTGTCTATGGCTATATCTACTGTTTCAATCCATGTCTTTGGTGATGTGCCTTCCTCACCACTTGTTGGGGTCCTGCAG GATCATATCAATGACTGGAGGAAAACAGCACTTTGTTTAACAtccattttctttcttgctgCTGTAATATGGTTCATAG GAATCTTTTTGAAAAGTGATGTatatgacaaagatgatgaggAGCAATCTGCCACAACTAGAGGAGGAAAACTGACGCCATTGCTTGACGGCAGCAGTGACACTACATCCAGTCAAGTttaa